The DNA sequence TTATGGCTAAAATTCTAAGTCGGTCTTTTTTAGGTGTAGGATTATCTAAATCAATAATACTGCCTACTAATTCATCTACTGTTCTGTTGAAAAAGCTGGCAATTTTGATTAAGTTTTCAATTTTAGGTTCGGCGCGCCCTTCTTCATACGCCCCAATTACTGCTCGTTTTAAGTTCAATTTTTCCGCTAACGCACCTTGCGTTAAACCTGCTCTTTTACGAAGCTGCCTTAGGTTGTAATGAAAAGGTTTGTCTCTTGCTTCTGTTTTCATACATTTCTATGTTAAAGTTTGCAAAGTTTTGCAAATATAGATTAAATTCTAAAAAAAAGCAAGACTTAAAAGCAATATTTTTTGTTGAACGTGAATAAATTTAATCTAAAAGTTATTTTTGATGGAAAATCTATGCTTTGTGGTTTATGCTTTCTAATAATTTGCTTTACTTTGTGGCATGAATAAAATTTGGTTGATAATTGGAGGAATAATGGGATTTTTATCTGTAGCCATAGGTGCCTTTGGCGCTCATGGGCTAAAAGATACCTTGATTAAAAACGCACTAAAAGGTCAATTAGATAAGAATCACTACATAGACATTTTTGAAACAGGAGTAAAATATCAAATGTTTCATACTTTGGCTATTTTGTTAATAGCTTACCTTATACACGAATATCCTGATAAAAATTACCATTGGGTAGGTATCTGTTTTTTGGCAGGTACTGTTATTTTTTCAGGTTCTTTGTACGTTCTATCCGCAACGGGAATCCGAGCGCTGGGTGCTATTACTCCTATCGGTGGAATACTTTTTTTGACAGGATGGGCAATTTTAATCTACAAAGCATTGTAAATTAACCTGTTTTTGCTGTTTTTCAAACAAAATAGTACGAATAACGTTATAATAAGTAGATATGGAAAACGTGCTAAGCATAACTACACAACGCTTGCCTTGCTTGTATTTGTCCGATACGGGTAACCAAGC is a window from the Bacteroidia bacterium genome containing:
- a CDS encoding DUF423 domain-containing protein; protein product: MNKIWLIIGGIMGFLSVAIGAFGAHGLKDTLIKNALKGQLDKNHYIDIFETGVKYQMFHTLAILLIAYLIHEYPDKNYHWVGICFLAGTVIFSGSLYVLSATGIRALGAITPIGGILFLTGWAILIYKAL